In Equus asinus isolate D_3611 breed Donkey chromosome 13, EquAss-T2T_v2, whole genome shotgun sequence, one DNA window encodes the following:
- the HSD17B1 gene encoding 17-beta-hydroxysteroid dehydrogenase type 1 isoform X3, whose amino-acid sequence MSGAMSVPRIRTSPETRAQHSQPLLDRRLMDRTIVLITGCSSGIGLHLALRLASDPSRSFKVYATLRDLTAQGPLWEMARARGCPPGSLETLQLDVRDADSVAAARARVTEGRVDVLVCNAGRGLLGPLELHPAGAVASVLDANVAGTVRTIQAFLPDMKRRRSGRILVTGSMGGLMGLPFNAIYCASKFAIEGLCESLAVLLQPFGVHVSLIECGPVHTAFQEKLEGGPGGALDGADADTRDLFSRYLRHCEQMYREAAQDPEAVTEVFLTALRAPRPALRYFSTERFLPLVQLRLSDPSGRSYVAAMHSAVFADEPAQDPDGARAEARDGEAREP is encoded by the exons atgagcggtgccatgtccgtccccaggatccgaaccag CCCAGAGACCAGAGCCCAGCACTCCCAGCCTCTCCTGGACCGCCGCCTCATGGACCGCACCATCGTGCTCATCACCGGCTGCTCTTCCGGCATCGGCCTGCACCTGGCCCTGCGTCTGGCATCTGACCCATCCCGGAGTTTCAAAG TGTATGCCACGCTGCGGGACCTGACGGCGCAGGGCCCACTGTGGGAGATGGCCCGGGCCCGAGGGTGCCCTCCCGGCTCCCTGGAGACCTTGCAGTTGGACGTGAGAGACGCAGATTCCGTGGCCGCTGCCCGGGCACGTGTGACCGAGGGCCGCGTGGACGTGCTGG TGTGTAATGCGGGCCGGGGCCTGCTCGGGCCGCTCGAGCTGCACCCGGCGGGCGCCGTGGCCTCTGTGCTGGACGCGAACGTGGCCGGGACGGTGCGGACGATTCAGGCCTTCCTGCCGGACATGAAGCGCCGCCGCTCGGGACGCATATTGGTGACCGGGAGCATGGGAGGCTTGATGG GGCTGCCCTTCAATGCCATTTACTGCGCCAGCAAGTTCGCGATCGAAGGTTTATGTGAGAGTCTGGCGGTTCTGCTGCAGCCCTTTGGGGTCCA CGTGAGCCTCATCGAGTGCGGCCCGGTGCACACCGCCTTCCAGGAAAAGCTGGAGGGCGGCCCGGGCGGGGCGCTGGACGGCGCGGACGCCGACACCCGCGACCTCTTCTCCCGCTACCTGCGCCACTGCGAGCAGATGTACCGCGAGGCGGCACAGGACCCGGAGGCGGTGACGGAG GTCTTCCTCACCGCGCTGCGCGCCCCGCGGCCGGCCCTGCGCTACTTCAGCACCGAGCGCTTCCTGCCCCTGGTCCAGCTGCGCCTCTCCGACCCCAGCGGCCGCAGCTACGTCGCCGCCATGCACAGCGCGGTGTTCGCCGACGAGCCCGCCCAGGACCCCGACGGCGCCCGGGCCGAGGCCAGAGACGGAGAAGCCCGGGAGCCCTGA
- the HSD17B1 gene encoding 17-beta-hydroxysteroid dehydrogenase type 1 isoform X2 produces MDRTIVLITGCSSGIGLHLALRLASDPSRSFKVYATLRDLTAQGPLWEMARARGCPPGSLETLQLDVRDADSVAAARARVTEGRVDVLVCNAGRGLLGPLELHPAGAVASVLDANVAGTVRTIQAFLPDMKRRRSGRILVTGSMGGLMGLPFNAIYCASKFAIEGLCESLAVLLQPFGVHVSLIECGPVHTAFQEKLEGGPGGALDGADADTRDLFSRYLRHCEQMYREAAQDPEAVTEVGARRGSGSGRGTRVPAPSPGQRASCRRRRSSSPRCAPRGRPCATSAPSASCPWSSCASPTPAAAATSPPCTARCSPTSPPRTPTAPGPRPETEKPGSPELGARPAAPQ; encoded by the exons ATGGACCGCACCATCGTGCTCATCACCGGCTGCTCTTCCGGCATCGGCCTGCACCTGGCCCTGCGTCTGGCATCTGACCCATCCCGGAGTTTCAAAG TGTATGCCACGCTGCGGGACCTGACGGCGCAGGGCCCACTGTGGGAGATGGCCCGGGCCCGAGGGTGCCCTCCCGGCTCCCTGGAGACCTTGCAGTTGGACGTGAGAGACGCAGATTCCGTGGCCGCTGCCCGGGCACGTGTGACCGAGGGCCGCGTGGACGTGCTGG TGTGTAATGCGGGCCGGGGCCTGCTCGGGCCGCTCGAGCTGCACCCGGCGGGCGCCGTGGCCTCTGTGCTGGACGCGAACGTGGCCGGGACGGTGCGGACGATTCAGGCCTTCCTGCCGGACATGAAGCGCCGCCGCTCGGGACGCATATTGGTGACCGGGAGCATGGGAGGCTTGATGG GGCTGCCCTTCAATGCCATTTACTGCGCCAGCAAGTTCGCGATCGAAGGTTTATGTGAGAGTCTGGCGGTTCTGCTGCAGCCCTTTGGGGTCCA CGTGAGCCTCATCGAGTGCGGCCCGGTGCACACCGCCTTCCAGGAAAAGCTGGAGGGCGGCCCGGGCGGGGCGCTGGACGGCGCGGACGCCGACACCCGCGACCTCTTCTCCCGCTACCTGCGCCACTGCGAGCAGATGTACCGCGAGGCGGCACAGGACCCGGAGGCGGTGACGGAGGTGGGCGCCCGGCGGGGCTCCGGGAGCGGGCGCGGCACGCGGGTCCCCGCGCCGAGCCCCGGCCAGCGCGCCTCCTGCCGCCGCCGCAGGTCTTCCTCACCGCGCTGCGCGCCCCGCGGCCGGCCCTGCGCTACTTCAGCACCGAGCGCTTCCTGCCCCTGGTCCAGCTGCGCCTCTCCGACCCCAGCGGCCGCAGCTACGTCGCCGCCATGCACAGCGCGGTGTTCGCCGACGAGCCCGCCCAGGACCCCGACGGCGCCCGGGCCGAGGCCAGAGACGGAGAAGCCCGGGAGCCCTGAGCTTGGCGCTCGTCCTGCCGCCCCGCAATAA
- the HSD17B1 gene encoding 17-beta-hydroxysteroid dehydrogenase type 1 isoform X4, with the protein MDRTIVLITGCSSGIGLHLALRLASDPSRSFKVYATLRDLTAQGPLWEMARARGCPPGSLETLQLDVRDADSVAAARARVTEGRVDVLVCNAGRGLLGPLELHPAGAVASVLDANVAGTVRTIQAFLPDMKRRRSGRILVTGSMGGLMGEWEPVGPSGRAGPGGTPPGLRGVPRVLRGSLPPRASAASSPLEGLPFNAIYCASKFAIEGLCESLAVLLQPFGVHVSLIECGPVHTAFQEKLEGGPGGALDGADADTRDLFSRYLRHCEQMYREAAQDPEAVTEVGARRGSGSGRGTRVPAPSPGQRASCRRRRSSSPRCAPRGRPCATSAPSASCPWSSCASPTPAAAATSPPCTARCSPTSPPRTPTAPGPRPETEKPGSPELGARPAAPQ; encoded by the exons ATGGACCGCACCATCGTGCTCATCACCGGCTGCTCTTCCGGCATCGGCCTGCACCTGGCCCTGCGTCTGGCATCTGACCCATCCCGGAGTTTCAAAG TGTATGCCACGCTGCGGGACCTGACGGCGCAGGGCCCACTGTGGGAGATGGCCCGGGCCCGAGGGTGCCCTCCCGGCTCCCTGGAGACCTTGCAGTTGGACGTGAGAGACGCAGATTCCGTGGCCGCTGCCCGGGCACGTGTGACCGAGGGCCGCGTGGACGTGCTGG TGTGTAATGCGGGCCGGGGCCTGCTCGGGCCGCTCGAGCTGCACCCGGCGGGCGCCGTGGCCTCTGTGCTGGACGCGAACGTGGCCGGGACGGTGCGGACGATTCAGGCCTTCCTGCCGGACATGAAGCGCCGCCGCTCGGGACGCATATTGGTGACCGGGAGCATGGGAGGCTTGATGGGTGAGTGGGAGCCGGTGGGACCCAGCGGGAGGGCCGGGCCTGGTGGGACCCCCCCCGGGCTGCGGGGGGTGCCGCGGGTTCTCCGCGGATCCCTGCCGCCACGCGCCTCAGCGGCCTCTTCTCCCCTCGAAGGGCTGCCCTTCAATGCCATTTACTGCGCCAGCAAGTTCGCGATCGAAGGTTTATGTGAGAGTCTGGCGGTTCTGCTGCAGCCCTTTGGGGTCCA CGTGAGCCTCATCGAGTGCGGCCCGGTGCACACCGCCTTCCAGGAAAAGCTGGAGGGCGGCCCGGGCGGGGCGCTGGACGGCGCGGACGCCGACACCCGCGACCTCTTCTCCCGCTACCTGCGCCACTGCGAGCAGATGTACCGCGAGGCGGCACAGGACCCGGAGGCGGTGACGGAGGTGGGCGCCCGGCGGGGCTCCGGGAGCGGGCGCGGCACGCGGGTCCCCGCGCCGAGCCCCGGCCAGCGCGCCTCCTGCCGCCGCCGCAGGTCTTCCTCACCGCGCTGCGCGCCCCGCGGCCGGCCCTGCGCTACTTCAGCACCGAGCGCTTCCTGCCCCTGGTCCAGCTGCGCCTCTCCGACCCCAGCGGCCGCAGCTACGTCGCCGCCATGCACAGCGCGGTGTTCGCCGACGAGCCCGCCCAGGACCCCGACGGCGCCCGGGCCGAGGCCAGAGACGGAGAAGCCCGGGAGCCCTGAGCTTGGCGCTCGTCCTGCCGCCCCGCAATAA
- the HSD17B1 gene encoding 17-beta-hydroxysteroid dehydrogenase type 1 isoform X1 produces MDRTIVLITGCSSGIGLHLALRLASDPSRSFKVYATLRDLTAQGPLWEMARARGCPPGSLETLQLDVRDADSVAAARARVTEGRVDVLVCNAGRGLLGPLELHPAGAVASVLDANVAGTVRTIQAFLPDMKRRRSGRILVTGSMGGLMGEWEPVGPSGRAGPGGTPPGLRGVPRVLRGSLPPRASAASSPLEGLPFNAIYCASKFAIEGLCESLAVLLQPFGVHVSLIECGPVHTAFQEKLEGGPGGALDGADADTRDLFSRYLRHCEQMYREAAQDPEAVTEVFLTALRAPRPALRYFSTERFLPLVQLRLSDPSGRSYVAAMHSAVFADEPAQDPDGARAEARDGEAREP; encoded by the exons ATGGACCGCACCATCGTGCTCATCACCGGCTGCTCTTCCGGCATCGGCCTGCACCTGGCCCTGCGTCTGGCATCTGACCCATCCCGGAGTTTCAAAG TGTATGCCACGCTGCGGGACCTGACGGCGCAGGGCCCACTGTGGGAGATGGCCCGGGCCCGAGGGTGCCCTCCCGGCTCCCTGGAGACCTTGCAGTTGGACGTGAGAGACGCAGATTCCGTGGCCGCTGCCCGGGCACGTGTGACCGAGGGCCGCGTGGACGTGCTGG TGTGTAATGCGGGCCGGGGCCTGCTCGGGCCGCTCGAGCTGCACCCGGCGGGCGCCGTGGCCTCTGTGCTGGACGCGAACGTGGCCGGGACGGTGCGGACGATTCAGGCCTTCCTGCCGGACATGAAGCGCCGCCGCTCGGGACGCATATTGGTGACCGGGAGCATGGGAGGCTTGATGGGTGAGTGGGAGCCGGTGGGACCCAGCGGGAGGGCCGGGCCTGGTGGGACCCCCCCCGGGCTGCGGGGGGTGCCGCGGGTTCTCCGCGGATCCCTGCCGCCACGCGCCTCAGCGGCCTCTTCTCCCCTCGAAGGGCTGCCCTTCAATGCCATTTACTGCGCCAGCAAGTTCGCGATCGAAGGTTTATGTGAGAGTCTGGCGGTTCTGCTGCAGCCCTTTGGGGTCCA CGTGAGCCTCATCGAGTGCGGCCCGGTGCACACCGCCTTCCAGGAAAAGCTGGAGGGCGGCCCGGGCGGGGCGCTGGACGGCGCGGACGCCGACACCCGCGACCTCTTCTCCCGCTACCTGCGCCACTGCGAGCAGATGTACCGCGAGGCGGCACAGGACCCGGAGGCGGTGACGGAG GTCTTCCTCACCGCGCTGCGCGCCCCGCGGCCGGCCCTGCGCTACTTCAGCACCGAGCGCTTCCTGCCCCTGGTCCAGCTGCGCCTCTCCGACCCCAGCGGCCGCAGCTACGTCGCCGCCATGCACAGCGCGGTGTTCGCCGACGAGCCCGCCCAGGACCCCGACGGCGCCCGGGCCGAGGCCAGAGACGGAGAAGCCCGGGAGCCCTGA
- the COASY gene encoding bifunctional coenzyme A synthase isoform X2, giving the protein MRKPRLRAQPRGAVYQAPFPPSVSAGLGSMAVFRSGLLVLTTPLASLAPRLAPILTSAARLVNDTLYVHLQPGMSLEGPAQPQSSPVQATFEVLDFITHLYAGAKVHRHLDVRILLTNVRTKSAFLPPLPSSVQNLAHPPEVVLTDFQTLDGSQYNPVKQQLERYATSCYSCCPQLASVLLYPDYGSGELPVEPLDVPLPSTIRPASPVARSPKQPVRGYHRGAVGGTFDRLHNAHKVLLSVACILAQEQLVVGVADKDLLKSKLLPELLQPYAERVAHLSEFLVDIKPSLTFDIIPLLDPYGPAGSDPSLEFLVVSEETYRGGMAVNRFRLENGLEELALYQIQLLKDPSHKENEEDKVSSSSFRQRMLGNLLRPPYKRPELPAHLYVIGLTGISGSGKSSIAQRLKGLGAFVIDSDHLGHRAYAPGGPAYQPVVEAFGTDILHKDGIINRKVLGSRVFGNKKQLKKLTDIVWPVIAKLAREEMDQAVAEGKHVCVIDAAMLLEAGWQNMVHEVWTVVIPETEAIRRIVERDGLSESAAQSRLQSQMSGQQLVDQSHVVLSTLWEPPVTQLQVEKAWDLLQKRIPKMPSGP; this is encoded by the exons atgaggaaaccgaggcttagagCGCAGCCCCGAGGCGCCGTTTACCAGGCCCCGTTCCCTCCCTCGG TGTCTGCAGGCCTGGGCAGCATGGCCGTATTCCGGTCGGGCCTCCTGGTGCTGACGACGCCGTTGGCCTCCCTGGCCCCTCGCCTGGCCCCCATCCTGACCTCGGCGGCCCGGCTGGTAAATGATACGCTCTATGTGCACCTGCAGCCGGGCATGAGCCTGGAGGGCCCGGCGCAACCCCAGTCCAGCCCGGTGCAGGCCACGTTTGAGGTTCTCGATTTCATCACGCACCTGTACGCCGGCGCCAAAGTCCACAGGCACCTGGACGTCAGAATCCTGCTGACCAATGTCCGAACCAAGAGcgcctttctccctcccctgcccagctCAGTCCAGAACCTGGCCCATCCCCCGGAAGTGGTGCTGACTGACTTCCAGACCCTGGATGGAAGCCAGTACAACCCGGTAAAGCAACAACTAGAGCGTTATGCCACCAGTTGTTACAGCTGTTGTCCGCAATTGGCTTCGGTGCTGCTGTATCCCGATTATGGCTCTGGAGAGCTGCCTGTGGAGCCCCTGGACGTCCCCTTACCCTCCACCATCAGGCCAGCCTCCCCGGTCGCCAGGTCTCCAAAGCAGCCAGTGCGTGGCTACCACCGTGGGGCTGTAGGTGGCACATTTGACCGCCTGCACAATGCCCACAAGGTGTTGCTCAGTGTGGCGTGCATCCTGGCTCAGGAGCAGCTTGTGGTGGGAGTAGCAGACAAAGACCTGTTGAAGA GCAAGTTGCTCCCTGAGCTTCTCCAACCCTACGCAGAACGTGTAGCACATCTGAGTGAGTTCCTCGTGGACATCAAGCCCTCCTTGACTTTTGATATCATCCCCTTGCTGGACCCCTATGGGCCCGCTGGCTCGGACCCCTCCCTGGAGTTCCTGGTGGTCAGCGAGGAGACCTATCGTGGGGGGATGGCTGTCAACCGCTTCCGCCTTGAGAAT GGCTTGGAGGAGCTTGCCTTGTACCAGATCCAGCTGCTGAAGGACCCAAGCCATAAGGAAAACGAAGAGGACAAAGTCAGCTCCTCCAGCTTCCGCCAGCGAATGCTAGGAAACCTGCTTCGGCCTCCATAT AAGAGGCCAGAGCTCCCCGCACATCTCTACGTGATTGGGCTGACGGGCATCAGTGGCTCTGGGAAGAGCTCAATAGCTCAGCGGCTGAAGGGCCTGGGGGCATTTGTCATCGACAGTGACCACCTGGGCCATCGGGCCTATGCTCCTGGTGGTCCTGCCTACCAGCCTGTCGTGGAAGCCTTTGGAACAG ATATTCTCCATAAAGATGGCATTATCAACAGGAAGGTCCTAGGCAGCCGGGTGTTTGGGAACAAG AAGCAGCTGAAGAAACTCACGGACATTGTGTGGCCAGTTATTGCAAAGCTGGCCCGAGAAGAGATGGATCAAGCTGTGGCTGAGG GAAAGCATGTGTGCGTGATTGATGCCGCCATGCTGCTTGAAGCCGGCTGGCAGAACATGGTGCATGAGGTGTGGACTGTGGTCATCCCTGAGACTGAG GCTATACGACGCATTGTGGAGAGGGATGGCCTCAGTGAGTCTGCGGCTCAAAGCCGGCTGCAGAGCCAGATGAGTGGGCAGCAGCTTGTGGACCAGAGCCACGTGGTGCTGAGCACCTTGTGGGAGCCTCCTGTCACCCAGCTCCAG GTGGAGAAAGCCTGGGACCTCCTGCAGAAGCGCATCCCCAAGATGCCATCAGGCCCATGA
- the COASY gene encoding bifunctional coenzyme A synthase isoform X1 gives MAVFRSGLLVLTTPLASLAPRLAPILTSAARLVNDTLYVHLQPGMSLEGPAQPQSSPVQATFEVLDFITHLYAGAKVHRHLDVRILLTNVRTKSAFLPPLPSSVQNLAHPPEVVLTDFQTLDGSQYNPVKQQLERYATSCYSCCPQLASVLLYPDYGSGELPVEPLDVPLPSTIRPASPVARSPKQPVRGYHRGAVGGTFDRLHNAHKVLLSVACILAQEQLVVGVADKDLLKSKLLPELLQPYAERVAHLSEFLVDIKPSLTFDIIPLLDPYGPAGSDPSLEFLVVSEETYRGGMAVNRFRLENGLEELALYQIQLLKDPSHKENEEDKVSSSSFRQRMLGNLLRPPYKRPELPAHLYVIGLTGISGSGKSSIAQRLKGLGAFVIDSDHLGHRAYAPGGPAYQPVVEAFGTDILHKDGIINRKVLGSRVFGNKKQLKKLTDIVWPVIAKLAREEMDQAVAEGKHVCVIDAAMLLEAGWQNMVHEVWTVVIPETEAIRRIVERDGLSESAAQSRLQSQMSGQQLVDQSHVVLSTLWEPPVTQLQVEKAWDLLQKRIPKMPSGP, from the exons ATGGCCGTATTCCGGTCGGGCCTCCTGGTGCTGACGACGCCGTTGGCCTCCCTGGCCCCTCGCCTGGCCCCCATCCTGACCTCGGCGGCCCGGCTGGTAAATGATACGCTCTATGTGCACCTGCAGCCGGGCATGAGCCTGGAGGGCCCGGCGCAACCCCAGTCCAGCCCGGTGCAGGCCACGTTTGAGGTTCTCGATTTCATCACGCACCTGTACGCCGGCGCCAAAGTCCACAGGCACCTGGACGTCAGAATCCTGCTGACCAATGTCCGAACCAAGAGcgcctttctccctcccctgcccagctCAGTCCAGAACCTGGCCCATCCCCCGGAAGTGGTGCTGACTGACTTCCAGACCCTGGATGGAAGCCAGTACAACCCGGTAAAGCAACAACTAGAGCGTTATGCCACCAGTTGTTACAGCTGTTGTCCGCAATTGGCTTCGGTGCTGCTGTATCCCGATTATGGCTCTGGAGAGCTGCCTGTGGAGCCCCTGGACGTCCCCTTACCCTCCACCATCAGGCCAGCCTCCCCGGTCGCCAGGTCTCCAAAGCAGCCAGTGCGTGGCTACCACCGTGGGGCTGTAGGTGGCACATTTGACCGCCTGCACAATGCCCACAAGGTGTTGCTCAGTGTGGCGTGCATCCTGGCTCAGGAGCAGCTTGTGGTGGGAGTAGCAGACAAAGACCTGTTGAAGA GCAAGTTGCTCCCTGAGCTTCTCCAACCCTACGCAGAACGTGTAGCACATCTGAGTGAGTTCCTCGTGGACATCAAGCCCTCCTTGACTTTTGATATCATCCCCTTGCTGGACCCCTATGGGCCCGCTGGCTCGGACCCCTCCCTGGAGTTCCTGGTGGTCAGCGAGGAGACCTATCGTGGGGGGATGGCTGTCAACCGCTTCCGCCTTGAGAAT GGCTTGGAGGAGCTTGCCTTGTACCAGATCCAGCTGCTGAAGGACCCAAGCCATAAGGAAAACGAAGAGGACAAAGTCAGCTCCTCCAGCTTCCGCCAGCGAATGCTAGGAAACCTGCTTCGGCCTCCATAT AAGAGGCCAGAGCTCCCCGCACATCTCTACGTGATTGGGCTGACGGGCATCAGTGGCTCTGGGAAGAGCTCAATAGCTCAGCGGCTGAAGGGCCTGGGGGCATTTGTCATCGACAGTGACCACCTGGGCCATCGGGCCTATGCTCCTGGTGGTCCTGCCTACCAGCCTGTCGTGGAAGCCTTTGGAACAG ATATTCTCCATAAAGATGGCATTATCAACAGGAAGGTCCTAGGCAGCCGGGTGTTTGGGAACAAG AAGCAGCTGAAGAAACTCACGGACATTGTGTGGCCAGTTATTGCAAAGCTGGCCCGAGAAGAGATGGATCAAGCTGTGGCTGAGG GAAAGCATGTGTGCGTGATTGATGCCGCCATGCTGCTTGAAGCCGGCTGGCAGAACATGGTGCATGAGGTGTGGACTGTGGTCATCCCTGAGACTGAG GCTATACGACGCATTGTGGAGAGGGATGGCCTCAGTGAGTCTGCGGCTCAAAGCCGGCTGCAGAGCCAGATGAGTGGGCAGCAGCTTGTGGACCAGAGCCACGTGGTGCTGAGCACCTTGTGGGAGCCTCCTGTCACCCAGCTCCAG GTGGAGAAAGCCTGGGACCTCCTGCAGAAGCGCATCCCCAAGATGCCATCAGGCCCATGA